Proteins encoded within one genomic window of Brachybacterium avium:
- the fmdA gene encoding formamidase: MPQNVFPLDSAKPFTEQKILGHNRWHPDIPPAVSVNPGDVFRVDCREWFDGYIKNDDSAEDIATAPMHTVHTLSGPFRIEGAKPGDLLVVDILDVGPIPQEDSGPLSGQGWGYTGIFAKRNGGSFLTDQFPDAYKAVWDFRGDRTTSRHVPGVEFTGMIHPGLMGTAPSPELLKTWNSREAALIATDPDRVPPLALPPEPHGAILGGVGEADRDRVAGEGARTAPPRENGGNQDIKNLTKGTRIFYPVFVDGANFSVGDLHFSQGDGEITFCGGIEMGGFVDLHVDVIKGGMEKYNVAENAIFMPGNTAPQHSQWLSFSGTSVTLDGEQRYLDSHLAYQRACLHAIDYLSTFGWSKEQAYLLLGAAPIEGRFSGVVDIPNACATVYLPLDIFDIDIRPGSGEVPRIDPGIGAPRASVG, from the coding sequence ATGCCCCAGAACGTGTTCCCCCTCGACTCCGCGAAACCCTTCACCGAGCAGAAGATCCTCGGTCACAACCGCTGGCACCCGGACATCCCGCCGGCCGTCAGCGTGAACCCCGGCGACGTCTTCCGCGTCGACTGCCGCGAATGGTTCGACGGCTACATCAAGAACGACGACTCCGCCGAGGACATCGCCACCGCCCCCATGCACACCGTCCACACCCTCTCGGGACCGTTCCGCATCGAGGGGGCGAAGCCTGGCGACCTGCTGGTCGTCGACATCCTGGACGTCGGCCCGATCCCACAGGAGGACTCCGGTCCGCTGTCCGGGCAGGGCTGGGGCTACACCGGCATCTTCGCCAAGCGCAACGGCGGCAGCTTCCTCACCGACCAGTTCCCCGACGCCTACAAGGCGGTCTGGGACTTCCGCGGTGACCGGACCACGTCGCGACATGTCCCGGGCGTCGAGTTCACCGGCATGATCCATCCCGGGCTGATGGGCACCGCCCCCTCACCCGAACTGCTGAAGACATGGAACTCCCGTGAGGCGGCGCTGATCGCGACCGATCCGGACCGAGTGCCTCCGCTCGCTCTGCCGCCGGAGCCGCACGGTGCGATCCTCGGCGGCGTCGGAGAGGCCGACCGTGACCGGGTGGCCGGCGAGGGCGCCCGCACCGCGCCGCCGCGCGAGAACGGCGGCAACCAGGACATCAAGAACCTCACCAAGGGCACCCGGATCTTCTACCCGGTGTTCGTGGACGGGGCGAACTTCTCCGTCGGCGACCTCCACTTCTCCCAGGGCGACGGCGAGATCACCTTCTGCGGCGGCATCGAGATGGGCGGATTCGTGGATCTCCACGTCGATGTCATCAAGGGAGGCATGGAGAAGTACAACGTCGCCGAGAACGCGATCTTCATGCCCGGCAACACCGCGCCGCAGCACAGCCAGTGGCTGTCCTTCTCCGGCACCTCGGTGACCCTGGACGGCGAGCAGCGCTACCTGGACTCGCACCTCGCCTACCAGCGAGCCTGCCTGCACGCGATCGACTACCTCTCGACCTTCGGCTGGTCGAAGGAGCAGGCCTACCTGCTGCTCGGGGCGGCGCCCATCGAGGGCAGGTTCTCCGGCGTGGTCGATATCCCCAACGCCTGCGCCACGGTGTACCTGCCGCTGGACATCTTCGACATCGACATCCGCCCGGGCAGCGGGGAGGTGCCGAGGATCGATCCGGGGATCGGCGCGCCGCGCGCGAGCGTGGGCTGA
- a CDS encoding GNAT family N-acetyltransferase: MDTLELSGRRFALRRADLAELPELVALLADDMLGREREGTDLAPYERAFDRISRDPHQLLLVVRDEGGAMVATMQLTLIPSLSRGGATRLQLEAVRVAESTRGSGLGTALFAWAHDWGRAQGAALAQLTTDAVRADAHRFYERLGYAPSHVGFKLPL; this comes from the coding sequence ATGGACACCCTCGAACTCTCCGGCCGACGTTTCGCCCTTCGCCGTGCCGACCTCGCCGAGCTGCCGGAGCTGGTCGCGCTGCTGGCTGACGACATGCTGGGCCGGGAGCGTGAGGGCACCGACCTCGCGCCCTACGAGCGGGCCTTCGACCGGATCTCTCGCGATCCGCACCAGCTGCTGCTGGTGGTCCGGGACGAGGGCGGTGCGATGGTCGCGACGATGCAGCTCACGCTGATCCCCTCCCTCTCCCGCGGCGGCGCCACCCGGCTCCAGCTCGAAGCCGTGCGGGTCGCGGAGTCCACTCGTGGCAGCGGCCTCGGGACGGCGCTGTTCGCCTGGGCCCACGATTGGGGCAGGGCACAGGGAGCCGCACTCGCCCAGCTCACCACCGATGCCGTACGCGCCGACGCGCACCGCTTCTACGAACGACTCGGCTATGCGCCGAGCCATGTAGGGTTCAAGCTGCCCCTGTGA
- a CDS encoding NADPH-dependent F420 reductase, translated as MDIGILGTGSVAQALAGGCARAGHTVTLGSRHPESRADLPLTVAGLAETARGADVIVNATPGASSEELLAQVGADAIGDKLLIDVANAATASFDLLYPDSSLGERLQQQFPDAKVVKTMNTCAGKVFVDPGALDPSSIFVSGDDARAKSRVVALLRDLGWPEDAIVDLGGIATAKGPEHYFIMWACLTDALATTELNLRVVR; from the coding sequence ATGGATATCGGGATCCTGGGTACGGGCAGCGTCGCGCAGGCCCTCGCGGGCGGATGCGCTCGGGCCGGGCACACCGTCACGCTCGGCTCGCGGCATCCGGAGTCCAGGGCTGATCTGCCGTTGACAGTGGCCGGCCTCGCGGAGACGGCTCGGGGCGCCGACGTGATCGTGAATGCGACGCCGGGGGCCTCGTCGGAGGAGCTGCTGGCCCAGGTGGGTGCGGACGCGATCGGCGACAAGCTCCTGATCGACGTGGCCAACGCCGCCACCGCCTCCTTCGATCTGCTCTATCCCGACTCCAGCCTGGGCGAGCGACTGCAACAGCAGTTCCCGGACGCCAAGGTCGTCAAGACGATGAACACCTGCGCCGGCAAGGTCTTCGTCGATCCGGGAGCGCTCGATCCCAGCAGCATCTTCGTCTCCGGTGACGACGCGCGTGCCAAGAGTCGGGTGGTCGCCCTGCTGCGGGACCTGGGCTGGCCCGAGGACGCCATCGTGGACCTGGGCGGGATCGCCACGGCGAAGGGGCCGGAGCACTACTTCATCATGTGGGCCTGCCTCACGGACGCGTTGGCCACCACCGAGCTCAACCTGCGTGTGGTCCGGTGA
- a CDS encoding DNA alkylation repair protein — translation MADSAQEPADLGATATALREELAGLENERVREINARHGDDHAVNLTALRGIAKRLKTQPELARVLWDGGDSAAKLLAILLSRPKQYAEEELDAMLREAGTPKVHDWLVSYLVKKSPHREALREAWFADSDPVVASAGWALTSDRVVKKPEGIDQAALLDLIEARMQDAPGRLQWAMNECLAQIGITNPELRTRAREIGQRLEVLKDYPTPPNCTSPFAPIWIDEMVRRGRAG, via the coding sequence ATGGCCGACAGCGCACAGGAGCCGGCCGACCTCGGCGCGACCGCCACGGCGCTCCGCGAGGAGCTCGCGGGGCTCGAGAACGAGCGGGTCCGAGAGATCAACGCCAGGCACGGCGACGACCACGCCGTGAACCTCACGGCGCTCCGCGGGATCGCGAAACGGCTCAAGACGCAGCCCGAGCTCGCTCGAGTCCTGTGGGACGGAGGCGACTCCGCCGCGAAGCTGCTCGCGATCCTCCTGTCCCGCCCCAAGCAGTACGCCGAGGAGGAGCTGGACGCGATGCTGCGCGAGGCCGGCACCCCCAAGGTCCACGACTGGCTGGTGAGCTACCTCGTGAAGAAGAGCCCGCACCGTGAGGCGCTGCGGGAGGCATGGTTCGCCGACTCCGACCCGGTGGTCGCGAGCGCCGGCTGGGCGCTGACCAGCGACCGGGTGGTGAAGAAACCCGAGGGGATCGATCAGGCCGCGCTGCTGGACCTCATCGAGGCGCGGATGCAGGATGCGCCGGGACGCCTGCAGTGGGCGATGAACGAGTGCCTCGCGCAGATCGGCATCACCAACCCCGAGCTGCGCACGCGGGCACGGGAGATCGGGCAGCGCCTGGAAGTGCTCAAGGACTACCCGACACCACCGAACTGCACCTCACCGTTCGCGCCGATCTGGATCGATGAGATGGTCCGCCGAGGGCGCGCCGGCTGA
- a CDS encoding HIT domain-containing protein: MSDTSSAPVYRGTDFYCDVAIPNSEALDVVHEDELVLAYHHTRPFWQVHLVAVPKRHIASLTAAGPEDEADLRALLQVVTDVARRVEREHGAAAVLTNLGAYQDSKHLHIHVHSGPQR, encoded by the coding sequence ATGTCAGATACTTCCTCCGCCCCCGTGTACCGCGGCACCGATTTCTATTGCGACGTCGCGATCCCGAACTCGGAAGCGCTCGACGTGGTCCATGAGGACGAGCTGGTCCTCGCCTATCACCACACCCGTCCGTTCTGGCAGGTCCACCTGGTGGCGGTGCCGAAGCGGCACATCGCCTCGCTGACTGCGGCCGGGCCGGAGGACGAGGCCGACCTGCGGGCGCTGCTGCAGGTGGTGACCGACGTGGCGCGGAGAGTGGAGCGGGAGCACGGCGCCGCCGCGGTGCTCACGAACCTCGGCGCATACCAGGATTCGAAGCACCTGCACATCCACGTGCACTCCGGGCCCCAGCGCTGA
- a CDS encoding FmdB family zinc ribbon protein — MPIYEFRCESAHEYERSVPISARDRDLTCPHCGASSRRRISAPRLGTLGSMAGKLMDSTAASAHEPAVVDRIPGARRTAGTRTTMDPRHARLPRP; from the coding sequence ATGCCGATCTACGAGTTCCGCTGCGAGAGCGCCCATGAGTACGAGCGCTCCGTGCCGATCAGCGCCCGCGACCGGGACCTGACGTGCCCCCATTGCGGGGCGTCCTCGCGGCGCCGGATCAGCGCACCCCGGCTCGGCACCCTCGGCTCCATGGCCGGGAAGCTGATGGACAGCACGGCGGCGAGCGCCCATGAACCCGCCGTCGTCGATCGGATCCCCGGCGCCCGTCGCACCGCCGGGACACGCACCACCATGGACCCGCGCCATGCGCGGCTGCCGCGTCCCTGA
- a CDS encoding multidrug effflux MFS transporter — MTGLGPATVDMYLPALPQLADEFLTSTSSVQATLTGSLLGMAAGQLVIGPLSDSMGRRRPMIFGVSVHVLSSLAMIAAPSISVLMALRVLQGFGAAAGAITAMAIVRDLFTGRSASTMFSRLVLVTGIAPVLAPAVGGFLMSFTGWRGIFLVLAATSLVVVTVCAVALPETLPTHARIPARPRAMARTIGTLLRDRIYIGALLTQALMFSASFSYVSGMSFILQDGYGLSAGEFGYLFSAGTFGMIVMSQMNPVLLRWLTTGQVLILGLAGVTSSGVVMTALTASGFGGMWGLLLPVWGALACQQLIIPNSQTIALSGHGERSGTAAAFLTASMSLAGALAAPLLGVVGTTAIALSVVMLTFYVLSATATATLIRRSGIRASGVTGADSAT; from the coding sequence ATGACCGGGCTGGGACCGGCCACCGTGGACATGTACCTGCCCGCGCTGCCTCAGCTGGCGGACGAATTCCTCACCTCCACGTCGAGCGTGCAGGCCACGTTGACCGGGTCGCTGCTGGGGATGGCGGCCGGTCAGCTGGTGATCGGCCCGCTCTCGGACTCCATGGGCAGGCGCCGCCCGATGATCTTCGGAGTCAGCGTGCACGTGCTCTCCTCGCTGGCGATGATCGCCGCACCGTCGATCAGCGTGCTGATGGCGCTGCGGGTGCTGCAAGGATTCGGGGCCGCGGCCGGAGCGATCACCGCGATGGCGATCGTGCGGGACCTGTTCACCGGGCGCAGCGCCTCCACGATGTTCTCCCGGCTGGTGCTGGTGACCGGGATCGCGCCGGTGCTGGCGCCGGCGGTCGGCGGGTTCCTGATGTCCTTCACCGGTTGGCGGGGCATCTTCCTGGTGCTCGCCGCCACGTCCCTCGTGGTGGTGACGGTCTGCGCCGTGGCGCTGCCGGAGACGCTGCCGACGCACGCCCGCATCCCCGCCCGGCCGCGTGCGATGGCCCGCACCATCGGCACGCTGCTGCGCGACCGGATCTACATCGGCGCACTGCTGACCCAGGCGCTGATGTTCTCCGCCTCGTTCTCCTACGTCTCCGGGATGTCCTTCATCCTGCAGGACGGCTACGGCCTGAGCGCCGGCGAGTTCGGCTATCTGTTCTCCGCCGGCACGTTCGGGATGATCGTGATGAGCCAGATGAACCCGGTCCTGCTGCGCTGGCTGACCACCGGCCAGGTGCTCATTCTCGGGCTGGCCGGGGTGACCAGCTCCGGGGTGGTGATGACCGCGTTGACCGCCTCGGGCTTCGGAGGGATGTGGGGGCTGCTGCTCCCGGTGTGGGGCGCACTGGCCTGCCAGCAGCTGATCATCCCGAACAGTCAGACGATCGCGCTGTCTGGCCACGGCGAGCGCAGCGGTACGGCCGCCGCGTTCCTCACTGCCAGCATGAGCCTGGCCGGTGCCCTCGCCGCACCGTTGCTCGGCGTCGTCGGCACGACGGCGATCGCCCTGTCGGTGGTGATGCTCACCTTCTACGTCCTCTCGGCGACGGCGACCGCCACGCTGATCCGCCGGTCCGGGATCCGGGCCAGCGGCGTGACCGGCGCGGACTCGGCGACCTAG